A window of the Gemmatirosa kalamazoonensis genome harbors these coding sequences:
- a CDS encoding alpha-amylase family glycosyl hydrolase yields the protein MAATGAPRSPLHAPRSLFRWLWLALAATTLAPPADSQVPTWTRGATCYEIFVRSFYDSDGDGIGDLNGLTQKLDYVQRLGARCIWLMPVAESPSYHGYDVSDYYRVEKDYGTNDDFKRLVAAAHGRGIKVLVDMVLNHTSSEHPWFQAALRDTASPYRAWYRWSQGGPGAPGPWAGSQPWHKSPVRDEWYYGLFWVGMPDLNYVRTPVLDEAKRIARFWMRDMGVDGFRLDAVPYLVEEPGRAQNSPGTHRVLHTYGDYVRSLGGYTVGEVFFPTDTLLSYYPDQLTGYFAFEIADSLIAGVRRGDARGVLAPALRLQQAVRPAERFSPFLRNHDQPRTRTELGGDVAKAKVAALLLLTLPGLPYVYYGEEIGMLGAKPDPRIRTPMQWSASHAAGFTRGTPWERLADDSLAMTVEAQERDSSSLLSLYRRLIHLRASDAALASGTLAPLVASDDAVAAYVRRAGDRVVLVVANLDSTARRGVTLSAATGTLPPGRWAVRALLGNGPAAPLVVRADGSVQGYVPLDTLAPRAGVVLELVRATRRP from the coding sequence GTGGCAGCGACGGGCGCTCCACGCTCCCCGCTCCACGCTCCACGCTCACTCTTTCGGTGGCTGTGGCTCGCCCTGGCGGCGACGACGCTCGCGCCGCCGGCGGACTCGCAGGTCCCAACGTGGACCCGCGGCGCGACGTGCTACGAGATCTTCGTCCGCTCGTTCTACGACAGCGACGGCGACGGCATCGGGGATCTGAACGGGCTGACGCAGAAGCTCGACTACGTGCAGCGGCTCGGCGCGCGCTGCATCTGGCTCATGCCGGTGGCGGAGTCGCCGAGCTACCACGGCTACGACGTCAGCGACTACTATCGCGTCGAGAAGGACTACGGCACGAACGACGACTTCAAGCGGCTCGTCGCCGCGGCGCACGGGCGGGGCATCAAGGTGCTCGTCGACATGGTGCTGAATCACACGTCGAGCGAGCATCCGTGGTTCCAGGCCGCGCTGCGCGACACCGCGTCGCCGTACCGCGCGTGGTACCGCTGGTCGCAGGGCGGGCCGGGGGCCCCGGGGCCGTGGGCGGGGAGCCAGCCGTGGCACAAGTCGCCGGTGCGCGACGAGTGGTATTACGGGTTGTTCTGGGTCGGCATGCCCGATCTGAACTACGTCCGCACGCCCGTGCTCGACGAGGCGAAGCGCATCGCGCGCTTCTGGATGCGCGACATGGGCGTCGACGGCTTCCGCCTCGACGCGGTGCCGTATCTCGTCGAGGAGCCGGGACGCGCGCAGAACAGCCCGGGCACGCACCGCGTGCTGCACACGTACGGCGACTACGTGCGGTCGCTCGGCGGCTACACGGTGGGCGAGGTGTTCTTTCCCACCGACACGCTGCTGTCGTACTACCCCGACCAGCTCACCGGCTACTTCGCGTTCGAGATCGCCGACAGCCTGATCGCGGGCGTGAGGCGCGGCGACGCGCGCGGCGTGCTCGCGCCCGCGCTCCGTCTGCAGCAGGCCGTCAGGCCGGCCGAGCGATTCTCGCCGTTCCTTCGCAACCACGACCAGCCGCGCACGCGCACGGAGCTCGGCGGCGACGTCGCGAAGGCGAAGGTCGCGGCGCTGCTGCTGCTCACGCTCCCCGGCCTCCCGTACGTCTACTACGGCGAGGAGATCGGCATGCTCGGCGCGAAGCCGGACCCGCGCATCCGCACGCCGATGCAGTGGAGCGCGTCGCACGCGGCGGGCTTCACGCGCGGCACGCCGTGGGAGCGGCTGGCCGACGACTCGCTCGCGATGACCGTGGAGGCGCAGGAGCGCGACTCGTCGTCGCTGCTTTCGCTCTACCGGCGGCTCATCCACCTGCGCGCGAGCGACGCCGCGCTGGCGAGCGGCACGCTCGCGCCGCTCGTCGCCTCGGACGACGCCGTCGCCGCGTACGTGCGCCGCGCCGGTGATCGCGTCGTGCTCGTCGTCGCGAACCTCGACTCGACGGCGCGCCGCGGCGTGACGCTGTCCGCGGCCACCGGCACGCTGCCACCGGGGCGGTGGGCCGTGCGCGCACTGTTAGGCAACGGTCCTGCGGCGCCGCTCGTCGTGCGGGCCGACGGCTCGGTGCAGGGCTACGTACCGCTCGACACGCTCGCGCCGCGCGCGGGCGTCGTGCTGGAGCTCGTGCGCGCGACACGCCGCCCATGA
- a CDS encoding NAD(P)-dependent oxidoreductase has product MKIVVFGATGNVGRRVVAEALGRGHDVVGVVRDPGAVPSPDPRVVLVRGDATDAASIASAARGADAVVSAISPRPNARGLPAPSLVANARAMIAGLRDAGVKRVLYVGGASTLEVAPGKQLLDQPGFPEAYKAEALEGRGALGVWRGEAEGLDWTFLSPAIEIGPGERTGHYRTTDEQLLFDAEGKSFISFEDYAVAVLDELERPQHVGQRFGVAY; this is encoded by the coding sequence ATGAAGATCGTCGTCTTCGGCGCCACCGGGAACGTCGGCCGGCGCGTCGTGGCCGAGGCGCTCGGCCGTGGCCACGACGTCGTCGGCGTCGTGCGCGACCCCGGCGCCGTGCCGTCGCCCGACCCCCGCGTCGTGCTCGTGCGCGGCGACGCCACGGATGCCGCGAGCATCGCGTCCGCGGCGCGCGGCGCCGACGCCGTCGTGAGCGCCATCTCGCCGCGCCCGAACGCGCGCGGCCTCCCCGCGCCGTCCCTCGTCGCCAACGCGCGCGCGATGATCGCCGGGCTGCGCGACGCCGGCGTCAAGCGCGTGCTGTATGTCGGCGGTGCGTCGACCCTCGAGGTCGCGCCGGGCAAGCAGCTGCTCGACCAGCCCGGCTTCCCCGAGGCCTACAAGGCGGAAGCGCTCGAGGGACGCGGCGCGCTCGGCGTGTGGCGTGGCGAGGCCGAGGGGCTCGACTGGACCTTCCTCAGTCCCGCGATCGAGATCGGGCCGGGGGAGCGCACGGGGCACTACCGCACCACGGACGAGCAGCTCCTGTTCGACGCCGAGGGGAAGAGCTTCATCAGCTTCGAGGACTACGCGGTCGCGGTGCTGGACGAGCTGGAGCGGCCGCAGCACGTCGGCCAGCGGTTCGGCGTCGCGTACTGA
- a CDS encoding alpha-amylase: MSRGRPTWAAAALLVAVACGGGDGIPAPTGGEAPAVRPALATTYRPSGHAAAGDVFVHLFEWRWSDVASECEAVLGPAGFRAVQVSPPQEHSITPARDWSERYQPVSYSIDRSRSGTRDEFVAMVSRCRAAGVDVYVDAVINHMTNFPSPGVGSAGTAYTKYSYPGLYGPSDFHAPCTVTDYRDAANVQDCELLSLPDLNTGLASVRQQIAGYLVSLSRLGVAGFRIDAAKHIQQVELDGILSIVDSTAVAEARPIPYWFLEVSGGAGEALSPRDYFGEAYRSGGAADITEFTFVGVGNKFRGVNGEHVSQLDPNGAPGGQFSATAWGLMPADKAVVFLQNHDTQHDCGIGYRDAQVFRLANVWMLAQPYGYPSVLSSYAFVCPAGNAAGPPSDADGWTLPVRCASSLETATLGQWVCEHRDPYIRNMVRFRRTVAGTDVTDWWSDGANAIAFSRGDRGFVAINRGAATLAATVRTSVAPGAYCDLLTGGRSAAGCAGAVVTVAPDGSIALALPPNGAVAIDVTTRR, from the coding sequence ATGAGCCGTGGCCGCCCCACGTGGGCGGCCGCCGCGCTCCTGGTCGCGGTGGCGTGCGGCGGCGGCGACGGCATCCCCGCGCCGACCGGCGGCGAGGCGCCCGCCGTCCGCCCGGCGCTCGCGACGACGTACCGGCCGAGCGGGCACGCGGCCGCCGGCGACGTGTTCGTGCACCTGTTCGAGTGGCGGTGGAGCGACGTCGCGTCGGAGTGCGAGGCCGTTCTGGGCCCCGCCGGCTTCCGCGCCGTGCAGGTGTCGCCCCCACAGGAGCACAGCATCACCCCGGCGCGCGACTGGAGCGAGCGCTATCAGCCGGTGAGCTACTCGATCGACCGCAGCCGCTCGGGCACGCGCGACGAGTTCGTGGCCATGGTGAGCCGCTGCCGCGCGGCGGGCGTGGACGTCTACGTCGACGCGGTCATCAATCACATGACCAACTTCCCGAGTCCCGGCGTCGGCAGCGCGGGCACCGCGTACACGAAGTACAGCTATCCGGGGCTCTACGGCCCGAGCGACTTTCACGCGCCGTGCACGGTGACCGACTACCGCGACGCGGCGAACGTGCAGGACTGCGAGCTGCTCTCGCTCCCCGACCTGAACACGGGCCTGGCGTCCGTTAGGCAGCAGATCGCCGGCTATCTCGTGTCGCTCTCGCGCCTCGGCGTCGCCGGCTTCCGCATCGATGCGGCGAAGCACATCCAGCAGGTGGAGCTCGACGGCATCCTGTCGATCGTCGATTCCACCGCGGTCGCCGAGGCGCGCCCGATCCCGTACTGGTTTCTCGAGGTCTCGGGCGGGGCGGGGGAGGCGCTCTCGCCACGCGACTACTTCGGCGAGGCGTATCGCTCCGGCGGCGCCGCGGACATCACCGAGTTCACGTTCGTCGGCGTCGGCAACAAGTTCCGCGGCGTGAACGGCGAGCACGTGTCGCAGCTCGACCCGAACGGGGCCCCGGGTGGCCAGTTCTCCGCGACCGCGTGGGGCCTCATGCCGGCGGACAAGGCCGTGGTGTTCCTGCAGAACCACGACACGCAGCACGACTGCGGCATCGGATATCGCGACGCGCAGGTCTTCCGGCTCGCGAACGTGTGGATGCTCGCGCAGCCGTACGGGTATCCGTCGGTGCTCTCGAGCTACGCGTTCGTCTGCCCGGCCGGGAACGCCGCCGGCCCGCCCTCCGACGCCGACGGGTGGACGCTGCCCGTGCGCTGCGCGTCGAGCCTCGAGACGGCGACGCTCGGCCAGTGGGTGTGCGAGCACCGTGACCCGTACATCCGCAACATGGTCCGCTTCCGTCGCACCGTCGCCGGCACCGACGTCACCGACTGGTGGAGCGACGGCGCGAACGCCATCGCGTTCTCGCGCGGCGACCGCGGATTCGTGGCGATCAACCGCGGCGCCGCGACGCTCGCCGCGACGGTACGCACCAGCGTCGCGCCGGGCGCGTACTGCGACCTGCTCACCGGCGGGCGCTCGGCCGCCGGGTGCGCGGGCGCGGTCGTGACGGTCGCGCCGGACGGATCGATCGCGCTCGCGCTGCCGCCTAACGGCGCGGTGGCGATCGACGTGACGACGCGCCGTTGA